The window AGCCCGCATCATGGTTTTGCTGCATACTATTCATTTGTTGAAAAGATCTTCCAAGCTGATGCTGTACTGCATTTTGGTACTCATGGTTCACTAGAATTCATGCCTGGAAAACAGGTAGGGATGAGTGATGCATGTTTCCCAGACAGTCTGATTGGGAACATTCCCAATGTCTATTATTATGCTGCCAACAATCCATCTGAAGCTACAATAGCTAAGCGTCGGAGCTACGCCAACACCATCAGCTATTTGACACCACCTGCAGAAAATGCTGGGCTTTACAAAGGCCTCAAGCAGTTGAGCGAGCTTATCGCGTCCTATCAGTCACTTAAAGACACCGGCCGTGGACAACAGATTGTGAGTTCAATAATCAGCACTGCTAGGCAATGCAATCTTGATAAGGATGTAGACCTACCTGATGAAGGCGTGGAAATATCTGCCAAAGAAAGAGATCTTGTGGTCGGAAAGGTGTATAACAAAATCATGGAGATTGAGTCCCGCCTGCTGCCCTGTGGGCTTCATGTCATTGGTGAGCCTCCAACAGCCATGGAAGCAGTTGCAACTCTGGTGAACATTGCTGCACTGAACCGTCCAGAAGAGAATATTTTCTCACTCCCAGCTATATTGGCTGAGACAGTTGGAAGAGACATAGAGGATCTTTACAGACAAAGTGATAAAGGGATACTGAAGGATGTGGAGCTTCTAAAGCAAATAACAGACGCATCAAGGGGAGCAGTTTCTTCATTTGTGGAGTGTACAACAAATGAGAAGGGTCAAGTAGTTGATGTAAAGAATAAGCTGACCTCAATTCTTGGGTTTGGAATCAATGAGCCTTGGATTCAGTACTTGTCAAACACAAAATTTTACAGGGCAGACAGGGAGAAACTTAGAACATTGTTTGAGTACTTGGGAGAATGCTTGAAGCTGATCGTGGCTGACAATGAGATAGGCAGCTTGAAACAAGCATTGGAGGGTAAATTTGTTGAGCCAGGACCTGGTGGTGACCCGATCAGAAACCCGAAAGTGTTGCCAACAGGAAAGAATATTCACGCACTTGATCCACAATCTATACCCACCACAGCAGCAATGAACAGTGCAAAGGTTGTGGTGGAGAGGTTGATAGAGAGGCAGAAGCTTGATAATGGAGGAAAGTACCCCGAGACGATTGCACTTGTTTTGTGGGGTACAGACAATATCAAGACCTATGGTGAGTCCTTGGCTCAGGTTTTGTGGATGGTTGGTGTGAATCCAGTTGCTGATGGTCTTGGACGAGTCAACAAGGTAGAAGTAGTGCCTCTTGAAGAGCTTGGAAGACCCAGGATTGATGTTGTTGTTAACTGCTCAGGAGTCTTCAGAGACCTCTTTATCAATCAGGTATTTTTCCTCTCTATGGACTGTGCTTCCTATTTTTTGGCTCTTCCATTCATACATGGTTAGCATGGTAATAATTTTACAATGGTTACTTACTATCTCTATCAAACATTTTGATTGTTTGCAGATGAATTTGCTTGACCGAGCAGTGAAGATGGTAGCTGAACTAGATGAGCCACTTGAACAGAACTTTGTCAGGAAGCATGCACTGGAGCAAGCAGAAACCCTTGGCATTGGGGTTCGTGAAGCTGCAACCCGGATCTTCTCCAATGCTTCAGGCTCCTATTCCTCTAATATAAATCTTGCTGTGGAGAACTCCTCATGGAATGATGAGAAGCAGCTGCAGGACATGTATCTGAGCAGGAAATCATTTGCTTTTGATTGCGATGCTCCAGGTGCAGGCATGGCTGAGAACAGAAAAGTTTTTGAAATGGCATTGAGCACAGCTGATGCAACATTCCAAAACCTGGACTCATCAGAAATCTCACTTACTGATGTGAGTCACTACTTTGATTCAGATCCAACCAATCTTGTGCAAAACCTAAGGAAGGATGGAAAGAAACCTAGTTCTTACATTGCTGACACCACCACAGCTAACGCTCAGGTAAGGACAGACACTCTTTCAGTACTGAATTCAGTATATGTCATAGATGTTGCTGAAGGTGCGAAAAAACCAATAGAATCTGTGATTGACATTCTTTCTTACAATGCAGGTTCGTACACTCTCTGAGACCGTGCGTCTTGATGCAAGGACCAAGTTGTTGAATCCCAAGTGGTATGAAGGAATGTTGTCTAGTGGTTACGAGGGTGTTCGTGAGATTGAGAAGAGACTCACTAATACAGTCGGGTGGAGTGCAACTTCTGGGCAAGTTGACAACTTTGTGTATGAAGAGGCCAACGCGACTTTCATTAAAGATGAGGAGATGTTGAACAGGCTTATGAAAACAAATCCAAACTCCTTTAGGAAGCTGTTACAGACGTTCCTGGAGGCCAACGGACGTGGTTACTGGGACACTGATGAGGAGAATATTGAAAGGTTGAAGGAGCTGTACTCAGAAGTTGAAGACAAAATCGAGGGAATTGATCGATGAACTCAAACTCATTGTTGAGGAAACTGTACATTATTTTGCAAATATCAGTAACATGATCATTTACTTGAGCTTCTAGGAAATGTCTAATGTGAATTCTTTCCCAGTTCCCCCCTGTTATTCATTTGTGGGGATATGTATCTGTACTTATACTCTCAGACATTTAATCCTATAAATACATGTATTCAAAATTGGTGTACTAAATATTCTCAAAAAGACTAATCTGTCTCAACTTAGGCACTTAAAGAGTTGAGTATCGTTGTGTAAGAACCGTCCTAGTAAGGAAGCCTATGGTCTAATTTCCCCAAATGCTCAAGCAGGCAAACCTAATTTGTACTGAGTTGAGATCTGTTTGCAATGACTGTTGTGATGCAATGCTTATGATGAAATTGACACACAGATTTCTCTATAGTTCTCTCTTGTATGAAGTGTGCTAAATCTTATAATGTTGGTCATTCGACTCTAAGAACAAATTCTAGGGCTGAGCATGGGACG of the Fragaria vesca subsp. vesca linkage group LG6, FraVesHawaii_1.0, whole genome shotgun sequence genome contains:
- the LOC101311885 gene encoding magnesium-chelatase subunit ChlH, chloroplastic-like; this encodes MASLVSSPFTLPQTKPDQLSSFSKKHYFLHSFLPRKTNQASSKTTLKVKCAMGNGLFTQTTQEVRRIVPENKQNLPTVKVVYVVLEAQYQSSLTAAVQSLNASNKHASFSVVGYLVEELRDDDTYKTFCQDLQDANVFIGSLIFVEELALKVKQAVEKERDRMDAVLVFPSMPEVMRLNKLGSFSMSQLGQSKSPFFQLFKRKKQGAGFADSMLKLVRTLPKVLKYLPSDKAQDARLYILSLQFWLGGSPDNLQNFLKMIAGSYIPALKGEKIPYSDPVLFLDSGIWHPLAPCMYDDVKEYLNWYGTRKDANEKLKSPSAPIVGLILQRSHIVTGDESHYVAVIMELEARGAKVIPIFAGGLDFSGPVERFLIDPVTKKPFIHSAISLTGFALVGGPARQDHPRAIEALMKLDVPYIVALPLVFQTTEEWLNSTLGLHPIQVALQVALPELDGGMEPIVFAGRDPRTGKSHALHKRVEQLCTRAIRWGELKRKAKAEKKLAITVFSFPPDKGNVGTAAYLNVFSSIFSVLQELKRDGYYVEGLPETSDALIEEVIHDKEAQFSSPNLNIAYKMGVREYQSLTPYAAALEENWGKPPGNLNSDGENLLVYGKQYGNVFIGVQPTFGYEGDPMRLLFSKSASPHHGFAAYYSFVEKIFQADAVLHFGTHGSLEFMPGKQVGMSDACFPDSLIGNIPNVYYYAANNPSEATIAKRRSYANTISYLTPPAENAGLYKGLKQLSELIASYQSLKDTGRGQQIVSSIISTARQCNLDKDVDLPDEGVEISAKERDLVVGKVYNKIMEIESRLLPCGLHVIGEPPTAMEAVATLVNIAALNRPEENIFSLPAILAETVGRDIEDLYRQSDKGILKDVELLKQITDASRGAVSSFVECTTNEKGQVVDVKNKLTSILGFGINEPWIQYLSNTKFYRADREKLRTLFEYLGECLKLIVADNEIGSLKQALEGKFVEPGPGGDPIRNPKVLPTGKNIHALDPQSIPTTAAMNSAKVVVERLIERQKLDNGGKYPETIALVLWGTDNIKTYGESLAQVLWMVGVNPVADGLGRVNKVEVVPLEELGRPRIDVVVNCSGVFRDLFINQMNLLDRAVKMVAELDEPLEQNFVRKHALEQAETLGIGVREAATRIFSNASGSYSSNINLAVENSSWNDEKQLQDMYLSRKSFAFDCDAPGAGMAENRKVFEMALSTADATFQNLDSSEISLTDVSHYFDSDPTNLVQNLRKDGKKPSSYIADTTTANAQVRTLSETVRLDARTKLLNPKWYEGMLSSGYEGVREIEKRLTNTVGWSATSGQVDNFVYEEANATFIKDEEMLNRLMKTNPNSFRKLLQTFLEANGRGYWDTDEENIERLKELYSEVEDKIEGIDR